ACTACTTCGTCACCTGGATGGATTAAATCAGCTAGAAGCTTTCCTCTTTTGTTTTTCACAACTGTACCTGATATGATTCACAAAAAACATAGGTAGTGATTTCATATTTGGATTACATTTTTTCCTACAAAAAGGGCATTCTGGAACGGACATTTATGGACTCAACAAACCTAAAGGTACTGGAATACGTAATGTCGGGGCATCAAGTCCATTACGCAACTGAGAGGACAAGACACCCATCGAATCAACATTCCCGCCACGTTTTGCATTGTACTGACTCCTCTTGTGAAACTCCAATAGTGTATCTGTGTTCTCATCCGCATAAATCACGACATCGCCTCCATGCCCACCCACAGGAAGGATAAGTGAACCATCGAAATCCCGCTTATAAGAATCCCTTTTCTTTGTTTTGTCCTTTCTGAATGTTCTTTGAGACTTAGAAGTTTCCTTCTGGTTAGGAAGATTAAGAATGGCACCATGTCCTCCATCTCCAGCACGAACAGAAATAATCACCTCGTCAAAATATTTATGTCGTTCCTTCAACAGAGTTTCCTGACTTGGTGATGAAGGACTCTTTGTCTTAGTAAGCACATTTTTCAGCACTGCGCATTGGTATTTCTTCTGCACTGTTGATTTCCTATGAAAATGGTACACAAAAACAATGGCTTTGGACTACATGAGAAGACACAAAACCAAAATTTCCTTCTGAAACTGAAAATAGACGTGTTGCCGTGAATTATAAAGCCAAACACGAAACCAATATAAAAATTGTCACCGTATATAACAGAGTTTTTGAAACACAAATTACTAAAGCATTCCAAAATATACGAAAATAATATGATTTCAATTATTGAGACAGCCGGGCATCCCAATTCCCTGAACGGAGCTGTAAATTCTTTTTGCTACGACTATGATACCAGAAGTGAAAGAAAATAAAACTTCAATACGCAGATCAACACAAGGATAAGAATTCATAACAAACAGTCTAGAGAAAACATCTTTCAAGTTCTCGGAAATCAACAGaaacaaagaaaagagaaaaaaaaaacagtcgCAAATTCGTCTCTTCTTATCAATGAAGGATTATGAGGAACCAGTATCGTAAAAAGAGAAAGCGGCGCAAAATTGAAAACTGAAAACAAACCCCAGAAGCATTGGTCTTGGATTCTTGATAGAGAGTATATATTACATACCCACAAACAAGAAAAGGTTGCAAGGATACAGCAGAAACCGAAACCCACAAACTTTTATCAGTCAAGTTGAGAAGTGAATACTGCTGCGGCGTCCATGTAAGCATTTTATCTTCAGCTACGTGTGTGGGTGTCACTTCATGTATAAACTAACAATTTGCCAGCAGAGTTCTCGGCAGCTCTCTTCAATGGCTGAAATATCCACCGGCGCCCCAAACTTTTCAATATTTTCTGTTTCTGGCCCTTCCTTCAATGCCTTTGGCTGATGATAAACTATGAAAACATTTAATATTATTTCCATTtcgaaaattaaattaatattttgctTAATTTGAGGATACAAATgattatagatttttttttcatctaaaaatcATTCTATCTTTtaataaaatgattaaaattttgattatgTGATTATTTTCTGCTTTATTTGATTATTTTCAAACTTTATAATCTTCCCATATTACCTCTATCAGTTTAGTAGTTTACCCTTTTTCTTATATTTTTCGTTAAATAACTACCTAACCTTTTTTCAATAACATGCAAATTATATTTCTGAGAGTATCTATAAAATTAATAGTACCCTTCTCTACACCAAAATGATATTAGATATTtttactttatttatttttataaaaaatttggcATTTGAAAATTTAGGTCCTAATATCCGAGAAAAACTAGTGAAAGTCGTAGCTAATAATCTgaatatatctaataatccaaatcCAATTGAAGGCATTTCCCCATAGTATTTTATCTACACATAAGAACATACTATATTGCCTCATTTACTTCAAACACAGAATACATTGTTCGTTTGTATGACCACAACATTCAGATTGTACTGTGTGTGAAGAATTCAACAAATACGAAAGGTTCCGGAGCCTGAGTCGTCACGTGCCAGAGTCACCTCAAGCCAATGCACCAAATATTTGTCTTTTATCACTGTCCTGTGAAGGCTTCACAAATCACAATAGCTAGCTCTTGAGAAAGTCCTTCAAAGAGAAGGGTTGATTCCCATCCtacaaaattttcagaaaaaaaacAAACGAATGTAATTTCAGAGTGCGAGACTTATAAGGAGTAATACCCGTGTGTAAATTTGTCTCATCAGCAAGCACATGTATAAAGGGGACAATTGCTGACAAATGACGGAAGGATAGACAGAGTTTAGAATTGATATATGACAAGTGCTACGGTTACAAGAAATTTCATCCTCGGTGCTCGATGTAAGCTTGGTAAGAACTATACTACGACACAGATCCGTTATAAGAGTAACGAACTATTCGAACCAGGGAGCAAAGTGCAATAAATGAGAGTACAGGGATTACTCAGCGTGTCTGAAGGTATCAAGTACATGGATACTCAGCAACAGAGTAACAGCAAACTTCAAACCTTGCCAGATTCTTGATCCAAGCACTGTTTGACAACTGCTGTCTGCTGGACTAGCCTTTCCATTGCTGAATAGCTGGGTAACTTAGTATGTTCTGAAATCACAATGTGTAGGCACGCATTTAAGAAGTAATTCATAAATCACGAAAAAGAAAACATTTCAGGCTACAACTTTAGGAATAATAATGTACCAAGAATCGTCCTGTTTAAACCATCAGCAACATGCTGTCTGTAGTCCATGCTGAGAAGATGGAACATCGGGGACTTCTCTGGTTCTTCATAAGCAAGCAGAGCCATAAAGTCCTAAATACGAAAACAATTACTCCATCTTCTAACAAAGATTAAATCAATATAAATTTCAGAGGCCGAACAACATACTTCAAGCTTTTCGACATATTTCTGTTCTTTCCCAAAAGGAGTCAACTTGGATTGGGCAAATCCCAGAGCTTCGGCACTGCCAGTAAAATTTAAACCTTAAAATGCGTGAAAGTATAGATGATACCATAAAACGACCaaatttttattcaattttattGTGATTACGTCCCCTTGGCAACTTGCCTCATCTGATTAGACCTTATCAACAAAATTCACAAATCAAATGTCATGATGCTTTATGTACTATCTGTTTAATAATTAAAAGTCAGCGACTCATCATACTCACCAATTTCTAGAGCACACAAGTTCAACAAAATGAAGGCTCAAAAGATCAAAATGCAAATCCTTGTTTTTCTCCAACA
The Primulina eburnea isolate SZY01 chromosome 5, ASM2296580v1, whole genome shotgun sequence genome window above contains:
- the LOC140832661 gene encoding uncharacterized protein isoform X1, which gives rise to MDADPRQYENIVLNEKDIHKIVLSYLVHNCFKDTVDSFIACTGMKQPTGHLEDMEKRKRIFHFASDGSASKAIELTEEFAPGLLEKNKDLHFDLLSLHFVELVCSRNCAEALGFAQSKLTPFGKEQKYVEKLEDFMALLAYEEPEKSPMFHLLSMDYRQHVADGLNRTILEHTKLPSYSAMERLVQQTAVVKQCLDQESGKDGNQPFSLKDFLKS
- the LOC140832661 gene encoding uncharacterized protein isoform X2 yields the protein MDADPRQYENIVLNEKDIHKIVLSYLVHNCFKDTVDSFIACTGMKQPTGHLEDMEKRKRIFHFASDGSASKAIELTEEFAPGLLEKNKDLHFDLLSLHFVELVCSRNCAEALGFAQSKLTPFGKEQKYVEKLEDFMALLAYEEPEKSPMFHLLSMDYRQHVADGLNRTILEHTKLPSYSAMERLVQQTAVVKQCLDQESGKV